The following DNA comes from Streptomyces sp. NBC_00690.
GTCCCCCAGCCAGGACAGCAGTGCGGGCAGCACGGTGACCGAGCCGAGCATCGCGATGAGGACGACAAGGATGGTGGCGAGTGCGAACCCCTCGAACAGCATCAGACCGGACAGGAACATGCCCGCCATCGCCACCATCACGGTGACCCCGGAGATCAGCACGGCCCGACCGCTGGTGGCGGCGGCGATCCGCAGCGCGGTCTCGGCGTCGCGGCCGGCGGCTCGCTCGTCGCGCTCCCGCCGCAGGTAGAACAGGCAGTAGTCCACACCGACGGCCAGTCCCATCAGGAACATGACCGAGTAAGTCGTCTGGAAGAGGTGCAGTTGGTGGCTGGCCAGGGACAGCAGCCCGAAGGCTGCCAGGCATGCGGTCAGCGCCAGCCCGACGGGGAGCAGCGCGGCGACGACCGCTCCGAATGCGACCAGCAGAATGCCCAGTGCCAGGGGTACGGCGGTGAGTTCAGCCCGTTGGAAGTCGTCGGTGAGCAGATCACCGAGCCGCTTGTCCGCGCTGGCGTCGCCGAACTGGTGCAGTTCGACGTCCCGGTGGCTCTGGTCCACCTCGCGCACGGCGTCGAGCACGGGCTGTACCCGGTCCCCCGCGGTGGTGGGATCGCCTGCCATCTCCAGCCGGATCAGCGCCTCGCGTCCATCATCGGACGCCAACGGCGGCTCCACCTTCCTGACGTCGTCGCTCGCCTTGAGCACGGCCGTGACCTCGGTCGCCGCGGTCCGCCATCCTCCGGCCGTTTCGGCGCTGACCAGGATGAGTTCTCCTGCCGGTCGGTCCAGACCGGCGTCCTCCAGGATCTTCTGGGCTCGCGCCGAGTCCCCGGCTCCCGCTTCCGAGTCCGACATCTCGACGATGCCGGCCGCACCGCCGGCCACGGCGGACAGCACGACGAAGAGCAGCCAGCCGACGATGGCCGCCGTGCGGTGGTGCGCGCTCCACACACCGATGCGAGCCGCGAGATTGCGTCTCATGACGTTCAGTCCCCCCAGGGGTCGGGCCGAGATGGGCACCGGGCCTTGGCGACGGAGCCGATGGGCCCGTGCCGTTCGACGACGACGCTAGAAACCCGCGGCGCTCTCCCCCAGCCGTCGAACCCCCCGTTCGCGGAGCCAAAAGGCGAGGGTGTGGGGTGGTGCCAGCACCACCCCACGGCCGGGGGCAGGGCCCAGTGACCTGATCGGGCCCGCGGGCCAGACTGCTCACCACGGGGACGAGGAGGGGGATCCATGAACGCCACGACGGTGCGTGCGTCGCTGCTCGCCGGTGCCAGGGGACTGGCCCTGACCCTGATGGCACTCATCGGTTCGATCACGCTGTTCGTGCTGACCGTGGTGTCCCTGGCCCTGACCGTGGTGGGGATCGGAGTCCTGACCACCCCCGCGGTGTTGGCGCTGGTAAGGGCCCATGCCAATCAGCGCAGGCGACTGGCGGCCGATTGGAGCGGGGTGCTGATACCGGCCGGGTACCGGCCGCTGCCACGGGATGTGCGGCGGGGTGTGACGGGTCAGGTGGAGCGCTGTGCGCACTTGCTGCGGGACCCGGCGACCTGGCGGGATGTGCAGTGGCTGTTCGTGGACTCCACGGCCGGTGCGACCGTCGCCGTCGTGGCCCCTGGCCTGTTCGCCCACGGTGTCTTCGGGCTGTTGCTGCCCCTGGGCCTGTGGAAGCCGCTGGTGTCGTCGCAGCACACCTTCTGGTACACGTTCGTACCCGTGGGCGGGGCCAGTACGGCGGTGGCCGCGGCGCTGGTGGGTGTCGCGCTGATCGGCATCGGGTTCAGGTACAACTCCCTCCTGGTGCGGACCCACTTCACGATCGCCGGACTGTTGGCGCCGAGCCGGGCCGCTCTGGAACAGCGCATCGGTCGGCTGACCGAGACCCGGCACGACGCACTGGACTCCTCGGCGGCGGAGCTGCGCCGTATCGAACGCGATCTGCACGACGGCGCCCAGGCCCGGCTGGTGGCGGTGGGGATGAACCTGAGCGCGGTGGAGGCGCTGATCGAGCGTGATCCGGCGCAGGCGAAGGAGTTGATCGGCCGGGCCCGGGCGACCTCGGCCGAGGCGCTGGCGGAGCTTCGGGACCTGGTCCGCGGCATCCATCCTCCGGTACTGGCGGAACGGGGCCTCGGGGATGCGGTGAAGGCGCTCGCGCTGCGGCTGCCGCTGCGGACCGAGGTGGACGTGGAACTGACGGGCCGCGCCGACGCACCGGTGGAGTCGGCGGCCTACTTCGCGGTGAGCGAGGCGCTCGCCAATGCGGTGAAGCACTCGGGTGCGGATCGGATCTGGGTGGACATCAGCCATGGGACGGGCGGCCTGCGGATCGCCGTCACCGACAACGGCAGGGGCGGCGCCTCGCCGGCATCCGGGTCGGGGCTGAGCGGACTGGAACGCAGGCTCGGCACCTTCGACGGGGTGCTCGCCGTCTCCTCCCCGGTGGGCGGACCGACGATGGTCACGATGGAGATCCCGTGCGCGTTGTCCTAGCCGAAGACCTCTTCCTGTTGCGCGACGGCCTCGTGCGGCTGTTGGAGGCGTACGGCTTCGACATCGTGGCCGCCGTGGAGAGCGGCCCGGAGCTCACCGAGGCGTTGGCCGAGGGGAAACCCGACATCGCCGTGGTCGACGTACGTCTCCCGCCCTCCCACACGGACGAGGGCCTCCAGTGCGCGCTGGCGGCACGGCGCGCCAGACCGGGTCTGCCGGTGCTCGTCTTGTCCCAGCACGTGGAGCAGTTGTACGCGCGAGAACTCCTCGCGGACGGGGACGGCGGGGTCGGCTACCTCCTCAAGGACCGGGTCTTCGACGCCGACCAGTTCATCGACGCCGTGCGCAGGGTGGCGGCGGGGGGCACGGCCATGGACCCGCAGGTGATCTCCCAACTGCTCACCCGGCGCTCGAACGACCGGCCCCTGGGGGGATTGACCCCGCGCGAGTGGGACGTGATGGAGCTGATGGCACAGGGGCGTTCGAATGCGGCGATCGCCTCCCAGTTGGTCGTCACCGAGCGCGCGGTGGCCAAACACACGTCCAACATCTTCGGAAAGCTCGGGCTCCCGGTGTCCGACGACGACAACCGGCGGGTGCTCGCCGTGCTGGCGTATCTGGACCGGGGCTGAGAGAGCCGGCACGGCTCCGGCACTCGCAAGAGCCGGGGGGCGACCCGGCTCCGACCGTCCGCCTCACACCGGACCACTTTGTTCATTGGTGTCGGTTTTGACGCTGTACCTTCCTCCGAATTCCACTCCGGGGTGAACACCCCCGCGGCCCGGTCCGTATGGAACGGCGCGCTTCTCCCTCTGCCGGGGAACCTGCGAGAACCCTCAAACGACCATCTCCCCGGCGACGAAGCAGAGGAGTTCCCTTGGGACGCAAGACGAGAAAACGCTCGAAGCTGGCGAACCGTGCGATCGTTTCGACGTTGGCGCTGATCCTGGGCGGAGGTGGGCTGGTAGCCGTCAATGTGAACGCCTCCGCGGGTGAAGGCCGCTCCGGCCAGAAGGCGCAGAACCCCTACGCCGGACGGCAGGTGTCGACCATCGACTGCCCCGAGGTCGC
Coding sequences within:
- a CDS encoding sensor histidine kinase — its product is MNATTVRASLLAGARGLALTLMALIGSITLFVLTVVSLALTVVGIGVLTTPAVLALVRAHANQRRRLAADWSGVLIPAGYRPLPRDVRRGVTGQVERCAHLLRDPATWRDVQWLFVDSTAGATVAVVAPGLFAHGVFGLLLPLGLWKPLVSSQHTFWYTFVPVGGASTAVAAALVGVALIGIGFRYNSLLVRTHFTIAGLLAPSRAALEQRIGRLTETRHDALDSSAAELRRIERDLHDGAQARLVAVGMNLSAVEALIERDPAQAKELIGRARATSAEALAELRDLVRGIHPPVLAERGLGDAVKALALRLPLRTEVDVELTGRADAPVESAAYFAVSEALANAVKHSGADRIWVDISHGTGGLRIAVTDNGRGGASPASGSGLSGLERRLGTFDGVLAVSSPVGGPTMVTMEIPCALS
- a CDS encoding response regulator transcription factor — translated: MRVVLAEDLFLLRDGLVRLLEAYGFDIVAAVESGPELTEALAEGKPDIAVVDVRLPPSHTDEGLQCALAARRARPGLPVLVLSQHVEQLYARELLADGDGGVGYLLKDRVFDADQFIDAVRRVAAGGTAMDPQVISQLLTRRSNDRPLGGLTPREWDVMELMAQGRSNAAIASQLVVTERAVAKHTSNIFGKLGLPVSDDDNRRVLAVLAYLDRG